The window GCCACGCAGCACCTGTGGCCAGGTGCCCACTCGGACGGGGAGGGGggacagggctggtggcagggggtgacagggacagctggcCCCTGGTTAATGTTTGACCCCGCGCCGAGGGGGCTCCCGGAGGGGACAGGACGTGGGCACGGCTGTCCGGCCCCAcggagggacagagggacaggtgtggggacagagggacaggtgTGGGGACAGAGGAACATGGCCGGGGGGCTGGTGGGGTGCAAGGGTGGCAGGGATGGAAGGGGCAGAGTGGGACAGGGGGACTGTGGAAGGGCAGCACCCCCACGGATGCCCCCCAGCACCCCGAAATTCACCAGCGGTGCATCCCCTCGCCAGcgccccccaaaccccacacccAACGCACCCCAGTATCCAACCCCAGTGCGCCCCAGCCCCACCGTTCCCCACGCGCCCCCTCCTGCAAAACCCCCACTCCACTCCCCTCCTatcacccccaaatccctgcccaCCCCCCTGACCCCGCTCCCTGCACCCCAATACCTCCTGTCCCCCGTTCCCCCCATCCTCCCTGCACCCCAATGCCTCCTGCCCCCCGTTCCCCCCATCCTCCCTGCACCCCAATGCCTCCTGTCCCCCGTTCCCCCCATCCTCCCTGCACCCCAATGCCTCCTGTCCCCCGTTCCCCCCATCCTCCCTGCACCCCTCCGTCTCCCCCCACCCTTCCATCCCTCCatgccccccgcgccccccgcgcaCAGCTCGGAGCCGCCGTGCCCACGATCGCTCTTTTATTGTGGCTGCGGGGCCGTGCAGGGACCACGCGGGACCCCCCCGGCAGCgccggggaggggagagggTCGGGGACACCCCCGGGCCGGCTTCTGGGGATCCCCGGCCTTCCAGCGGGGGGTCCTGCGCTGGCCCTGGCTCCTCTGGGGGGTCCCGGAGGTgtggggaggatttggggggcGCGGGGTGAGCAGGGCGGGGCGGTCACCACGAGGAGTCGTCATCGAACCTGCGGGAAGAGCTGGTGTGAGAGAGGGGGAAACgagacccccaaaccccccgGGACCCCAAACTGCCCCGGGGACCCCCAGCCCGGAGTacgctgggcacagggaggggacagcgacAGCGGCAGGGACACTCACCGAGACCTGTCACTGCCagcccccaggagcagggacagggacagggacactcacCGTGACCTGTCGGTCCCcaagagcagggacagggacactcacCGTGACCTGTCGCTGCCGGTCCCcaagagcagggacagggacagggacactcacCGTGACCTGTCGGTCCCcaagagcagggacagggacactcacCGTGACCCGTCGCTGCcggtccccaggagcagctccgtCCCCGCGGCGCCGGGGCTGGCGCGTTTCCCGTACCTGCGGGACGCGGGATCGCGCCTGAGCCGCGGGTGCGCGCCCGGGGGTGCGGAGGGGACCCCGCGGGGACAGGGACGCGCGTgtccccccccacccccccccgtGTGGCGCTCACCTCTGCCGCGTGACCAGGTTGATGTAGTGGCGGAGGGCCGAGAAGTAGCGCGCCATCTCCTCGGGGGACGCGTCCTCGCCGGGGCTCTCGGGCTTGGGGGGGTACGCGGCcgccaggcacagcagggcacacagggacacggcCACCAGCGCGCGCCACGGCCGCGGGGACAGCACCATCTGCGGGGGACAGGAACGAGGGGCGGCTGTGGCTGCCGGGGGGGGCACCCCCACAgcccccgggacccccaaaccGCCAAACCGGGACCCCCAAACCGGCTCTGCACCCCCACAgcccccgggacccccaaaccGGCTCTGCACCCACCAAACCGGGACCCCCAAACCGGCTCTGCACCCACCAAACCCCCCACCCGGCTCTGCACCCCCATAGCCCCCGGGATCCCCAAACCGGCTCTGCATCCACCAAAACCcccacccagctctgcacccccatagcccccgggacccccaaacGGGCTCTGCACCCCCATAGCCCGGGACCCCAAACGGGCTCTGCACCCGCCAAACCGGGACCCCCAAGCGGGCTCTGCACCCCCATAGCCCCCGGGACACCCAACCCCGCTCTGCCCCCACCAAACCGGGACCCCCAAACCGGCTCTGCCCCCCCATAGCCCCTGCGACCCCCAAACCGGCTTTGCACCCCCATAgcccccgggacccccaaacGGGCTCTGCACCCCCATagcccctgggacccccaaaccgGCCCTGCACCCACCAAACCGGGGACCCCCAAACCGGCTCTACCCCCACCAAaccccccagctccccagggatTTGTTTCACCCCCCACCCGGGACCCCAGACCCATTAAAGAGACATTTccacccccgggacccccccaTATCCCACGGGGACACTCCCTCCCAAGGACCCCCCCTCAAGGGAGCTGTCCCACCCCAAAGACCCTGTGCCCCCAAAGGGGTCCCCACATGTCCCCGAGCTGATTGTCCCTCGTGGGGACCCCCGCCCGTGGCTGCACTCACGATGGCGGAGGCAGAGGTGGCACCCGGGGCCTGGCAGAGGGGTGACAGCGCCGGGGACACGGCGGCTCCCGCACCCGCCCGGGCTTTTATAGCCCCACGGGGACCGGCGGCTCCTCCCTCACGCGTGACAGACCCACGGGCACGCAGGACACTGCGGCCCCCCCCGCGGCCGGGGGACACGTGCCACCAGCCTGTGGCTGTCACCTGCACggtccccaggctggggcacGGAGGGGGTGGGGaggacagagcagagggggacacacggacacggggacacagggacacgcGTGTGGCCACAGGACACGGACACGGGCGCGGGTGTGACATGCCACCATGGCGCGCACACAGGTGTGACAGGCGGCCAGGGTGCACGGAGTGGCACACGGCAGATGTGACAGGCGGCCACGGCACGGTGACATGGATGGGACACACGGCTGTGGCACGAGGACAcgggacacacagggatgtcACACACAGATGTCACACGCAGCCGTGGCACGGGGACACAGGACAGGAACACTGACACGGATGGGACACACAGCTGTGGCACAAGGACACAGGACGCACACGGATGTCACACACGGATGGGACACACAGCTGTGGCACAAGGACACAGGACGCACACGGATGTCACACACGGATGTCGCACATGGATGTCACACGCAGCCGTGGCACGAGGACACAGGACAGGAACACCGACATGGATGGGACACACAGCTGTGGCACGAGGACACAGGACGCACACGGATGTCACACACGGGTGTCACACACGGCTGTGGCACGAGGACAcgggacacacagggatgtcACACGCAGCCGTGACACGAGGACACAGGACACGGACACTGGCACGGATGGGACACACAGCTGTGGCACAaggacacaggacacacacGGATGTCACACACGGATGTCACACGCAGCCGTGGCACAaggacacaggacacacacGGATGTCACACACGGATGTCACACACAGCTGTGTCACGaggacacaggacacacacGGATGTCGCACACGGATTTCACACACGGATGTCACACGGATGTCGCACACAGCTGTGGCACGaggacacaggacacacacGGATGTCACACACGGATGTCACACAcgggtgtcacacacagccgTGTCACACAaacctgccctgacacagccgCGGGATGTGACAGAAGGACACGGGGACATCAGCCACACCCAGGGACACAAACGTGGCACCCGGGACAAGACCCGCGGCCCTGAGCCGCGCACGGGGGACAGCGCaggggacagacacacagacacacagccacggctgcctcagtttccccagagCAGGCACGAAGCCGCCACCACAGCCCCGCCACCGCCATCGAGCGCTGTCACCACCCGCAGGACGGATGAGGTGACCTTTCCAGCCCCCCGTGCGGCGACATCAATCCCGGATGGATTTGCCATTAAGGAGCAATCActgagggaaactgaggcacggagggACGTGCCCGCCGGGCAGGGCCACCAAAGCCACCGTGGGGGTGCTGGCATGGGGACGGGTGGCAGAAAGGGGGGTCCCCAAAACCGCCGGGATGGCTTCCGAGCACCGGGTTGGGGGGACACGGgaggtgccagccccagctggatgGGACACggaggtgccagccctgggttGGGGGGACACGGGAGGTGCCAGCCCCGGGTtggggggacacgggagggTGGCAGCCCCGGCTGGATGGGACACGGAGGTGCCAGCACCGGCTGGAGGGGACACGGGAGGTGCCAGCCTTGGGTTGGGGGGACACGGGAGGTGCCAGCCCCGGCCGGAGGGGACGCGCcccccgctcctgccccggcTGTGACCCGGGCAGCGGCACCCGGGGGACACGGCTGGTGGCACTGGCGGGGACACGGCTGGTGGCATTGGCGGGGCTGTCCCCCGTGGCGGGGACACGGCCGGTGGCACTGGCGGGGCCGTCCCCCGTGGCGTGGCCGCGCTGTGACACCCGCGGGCTGCGGGGACACGCGCGGGGGGTCCCGGCCGAGCGGCGCCGGGCTCGGGCAGCACCGGGGCGATGTCACCGCGCTGTCACAGCTGTCCCCcccggccgggggggggggggggagcgGAGCTTTCTGCCCCATTTGTCGCGGTGACAGCAAACAgacatttcccattttccaaagGTCACAGCACGGCTCTGCCGCGGGGGGGGCAAGGCGGGgacggggctgggggggggTCCCTGCCCGTCCCCACCCCCCCCAGGGGcaatgaggaggaagaggagggtctgggggggggggggggggcgcgGGGCTGGAGCCGCCGGGGGGTGCCGgggtgagcagggagaggagggaggtgCCCCCCCGGGCACACCGGG is drawn from Melospiza georgiana isolate bMelGeo1 chromosome 28, bMelGeo1.pri, whole genome shotgun sequence and contains these coding sequences:
- the LOC131094235 gene encoding peptide YY-like; this encodes MVLSPRPWRALVAVSLCALLCLAAAYPPKPESPGEDASPEEMARYFSALRHYINLVTRQRYGKRASPGAAGTELLLGTGSDGSRFDDDSSW